In Trifolium pratense cultivar HEN17-A07 linkage group LG7, ARS_RC_1.1, whole genome shotgun sequence, a genomic segment contains:
- the LOC123895266 gene encoding pentatricopeptide repeat-containing protein At4g31850, chloroplastic: MTVLLLCSSTTTCCNGMSFCCPLSDTNFYVLNNHGLFRSGTDFVKMKTFSNGSLLNWEKRGKKHLGHRAFRRTRCNNDNDLVVVNDKKRKTSVSSEEVMSVLKSISDSSSAFSYFKLVSEVPNFVHTTDACDYMLEILRDQGRIEDMVFVFNLMQKKVIYRSLNTYMAIFKALSIKGGIGRAHFALRKMREAGFILNAYSYNGLIYLMLPSFVKDALKVYKRMISEGMKPSMKTYSALMVALGRRRDTGTIMNLLEEMKSIGLRPNIYTYTICIRTLGRVGRTDDAWEIFKQMDDEGCGPDVVTYTVLIDALCAAGKLDKAEELYMKMRASDHSPDLVTYITLMDKFGNVGDLETVKRFWNEMVADGYAPDVVTYTIFIEALCKSGDVDRAFAMLDTMTMKGIFPNLHTYNTLICGLLKARRLEEALELLENMESLGVKPTAFSYVLFIDYYGKSGDPGKALETFEKMKKRGIMPSIAACNASLYSLAETGSISEAEDLFNELHNCGLSPDSATYNMMMKCYSKAGKTDKATKLLSEMISKGCEPDVMIINSLIDTLYKASRVDEAWKMFGRLKNLKLAPTVVTYNILLTGLGKEGKIKNALELFRSMTESGCPPNTITFNSLLDCLSKNDAVDLALKMFCRMTMMNCSPDVLTYNIIIYGLIREGRTHYAFWFFHQMKKFLSPDYVTLFTLLPSVVRYGRVDDAIKVVIEFVHQKGLQTNSKFWGELMECILTEVEIEEAISFAEILVCNSICQDDHVMLPLIKVMCKRNKALDAQNVFDKFTKKLGIHPTQESYNCLMDGLLGSNFTEKALECFEEMKNAGCHPNSFTYNLLLDAHAKSKRIKELFDLYNEMRGRGCEPNAISHNIIISALVKSNNLNKALDLYYELMSGDFSPTPCTYGPLIDGLLKAGRSEQAMDIFKEMLDYQCKPNIVIYNILMNGFGKSGEIDIACDLFKKMIKEGIRPDLKSYSILVECLCNAGRIDEAVQYFEELKLTGIDPDTVSYNFIINGLGKSQRLDEALSLLSEMKNGGISPDLYTYNALILYLGIAGKVDLAVKIYEELQLMGLEPSVFTYNALIRGHSLSGNRDQAFSVFKKMMVVGCSPNRQTYAQLPNKC, encoded by the coding sequence ATGACAGTCTTACTTCTCTGTTCCTCAACAACCACATGCTGTAACGGTATGTCATTTTGTTGTCCTTTGTCTGATACTAATTTCTATGTTTTGAACAATCATGGGTTATTCAGAAGTGGAACAGATTTTGTCAAAAtgaaaactttttcaaatgggTCATTGTTAAATTGGGAGAAACGTGGGAAAAAACATTTGGGTCATCGTGCATTTAGGAGGACTAGATGTAACAATGACAATGATTTGGTTGTGGTAAATGACAAGAAGAGGAAAACTAGTGTGTCTTCTGAAGAAGTTATGTCTGTTTTGAAGTCTATTTCGGATTCAAGTTCTGCTTTTTCATACTTTAAGTTAGTTTCTGAGGTACCGAATTTCGTGCATACCACTGATGCATGTGATTACATGCTTGAGATtttgagagatcaagggagAATTGAGGATATggtttttgtatttaatttgatGCAAAAGAAAGTCATTTACAGGAGTTTGAATACATACATGGCTATTTTCAAAGCTCTTTCGATTAAAGGTGGGATTGGAAGAGCGCATTTTGCGCTTCGAAAGATGAGGGAAGCTGGGTTTATCTTGAATGCCTATTCATAtaatggtttgatttatttaatgTTACCTAGTTTTGTTAAAGATGCTTTGAAGGTTTACAAAAGAATGATCTCAGAAGGGATGAAACCTAGCATGAAGACATATTCGGCCCTAATGGTTGCATTAGGGAGGAGAAGGGACACCGGAACCATTATGAATTTGTTGGAAGAAATGAAGAGTATAGGTTTGAGGCCGAATATATACACTTATACAATATGTATTCGGACGCTTGGGAGGGTGGGGAGAACCGATGATGCATGGGAGATTTTTAAGCAAATGGATGACGAAGGATGCGGGCCTGATGTTGTCACTTATACGGTTCTTATTGATGCTCTTTGTGCGGCAGGGAAACTTGACAAGGCCGAGGAATTATATATGAAGATGAGAGCTAGTGATCATAGCCCTGACCTTGTAACATACATTACATTGATGGACAAGTTTGGTAACGTTGGTGACTTGGAAACCGTGAAAAGATTCTGGAATGAGATGGTAGCCGATGGTTATGCTCCTGATGTTGTTACCTACACTATATTTATTGAGGCTTTATGCAAATCCGGGGATGTTGATAGAGCATTTGCTATGTTAGACACAATGACAATGAAAGGAATTTTTCCAAATCTTCACACTTACAACACATTGATCTGTGGCCTTTTGAAGGCAAGAAGATTAGAGGAGGCATTAGAACTTCTTGAAAATATGGAATCTTTGGGTGTTAAACCAACTGCTTTTTCTTATGTTCTTTTCATTGATTATTATGGAAAGTCAGGTGATCCTGGGAAAGCACTTGAAACctttgaaaaaatgaaaaagagagGCATTATGCCTAGCATAGCAGCGTGTAATGCTTCTTTATATTCTCTTGCAGAGACGGGTAGTATCAGTGAAGCAGAAGATTTATTCAACGAACTTCACAACTGCGGTCTTTCACCAGATTCAGCAACCTATAATATGATGATGAAGTGCTATAGCAAAGCAGGGAAAACAGACAAAGCCACAAAACTTTTGTCTGAGATGATAAGCAAAGGGTGCGAACCAGATGTAATGATAATCAATTCTTTGATCGACACGCTGTATAAAGCCAGCCGTGTTGATGAGGCGTGGAAGATGTTTGGGAGACTGAAGAATTTGAAGCTAGCTCCTACGGTTGTGACATACAACATTTTACTTACTGGTCTTGGGAAAgagggaaaaataaaaaatgcccTTGAATTATTCAGGAGTATGACTGAGTCTGGATGCCCTCCAAACACGATAACTTTTAACTCACTCCTTGACTGTCTTTCCAAGAATGATGCAGTTGATTTGGCATTGAAGATGTTTTGTAGAATGACAATGATGAACTGTAGTCCTGATGTTCTAACATACAACATTATCATCTATGGCTTGATAAGAGAAGGAAGAACCCATTATGCATTCTGGTTTTTTCATCAGATGAAGAAATTTCTTTCCCCTGATTATGTAACTTTGTTCACCCTCCTTCCGAGTGTTGTAAGGTATGGAAGGGTTGATGATGCAATCAAGGTTGTAATCGAATTTGTACATCAGAAAGGTTTACAGACAAATTCAAAATTCTGGGGAGAACTAATGGAATGCATTTTAACCGAAGTGGAAATTGAAGAAGCCATTTCATTTGCTGAAATATTGGTATGCAATTCTATTTGCCAAGATGACCATGTAATGTTGCCACTAATTAAAGTCATGTGTAAGCGGAACAAGGCCCTCGATGCTCAAAATGTGTTTGACAAATTCACCAAAAAGCTGGGAATTCACCCAACCCAAGAATCATACAATTGCTTGATGGATGGACTTCTTGGATCTAATTTCACTGAAAAAGCTCTAGAATGTTTTGAGGAGATGAAGAATGCAGGTTGTCACCCGAATAGTTTCACTTACAACTTGTTGCTTGACGCACACGCTAAATCTAAGAGGATCAAGGAACTTTTTGATCTTTACAATGAGATGCGTGGTAGGGGATGCGAGCCTAATGCTATAAGCCATAATATCATCATCTCTGCACTTGTGAAATCTAATAACTTGAATAAGGCTTTGGATTTATATTATGAACTCATGAGTGGCGATTTCTCTCCCACTCCTTGTACGTATGGCCCTCTTATAGATGGTCTTTTAAAGGCTGGAAGATCTGAGCAAGCAATGGATATTTTCAAGGAGATGTTAGATTATCAATGCAAGCCCAACATCGTTATTTACAATATTCTTATGAATGGATTCGGGAAGTCGGGCGAAATCGATATCGCTTGTGACTTGTTCAAAAAGATGATTAAAGAAGGTATAAGGCCAGATTTGAAATCTTACTCCATTCTTGTTGAATGTTTGTGCAATGCTGGTAGAATTGATGAAGCTGTTCAGTACTTTGAGGAACTGAAGTTGACCGGCATTGATCCTGATACAGTTTCGTACAATTTTATAATCAACGGGCTTGGAAAATCGCAGAGATTGGATGAAGCTCTTTCTCTTTTAAGCGAAATGAAGAATGGAGGAATTTCTCCTGATCTTTATACTTACAATGCATTGATTTTATATCTTGGAATTGCTGGAAAGGTAGACCTAGCTGTAAAGATTTACGAGGAACTTCAACTTATGGGTCTAGAACCAAGTGTTTTCACGTATAATGCTCTCATTCGTGGTCATAGTTTGTCGGGAAACAGAGACCAAGCTTTCTCTGTCTTTAAGAAGATGATGGTTGTCGGGTGTAGCCCTAACAGGCAAACATATGCTCAACTGCCTAATAAATGTTGA
- the LOC123895269 gene encoding probable steroid-binding protein 3 — MEITAQQLSQYNGTDPSKPIYVAVKGRVFDVTTGKSFYGPGGAYAMFAGKDASRALAKMSKNEQDITSSLDGLTEKEIGVLNDWETKFVAKYPVVGTIVS; from the coding sequence ATGGAGATAACAGCACAGCAACTCAGCCAATACAACGGCACAGATCCATCCAAACCGATATACGTGGCGGTGAAAGGTCGCGTGTTCGATGTCACCACCGGTAAATCGTTCTACGGTCCCGGTGGAGCTTACGCCATGTTCGCCGGTAAAGACGCGAGCAGAGCACTTGCGAAGATGAGCAAGAACGAACAAGATATCACTTCATCGCTTGATGGACTCACTGAGAAAGAGATCGGTGTTCTCAATGATTGGGAAACTAAGTTCGTCGCTAAGTATCCTGTTGTTGGAACAATTGTTAGTTAA
- the LOC123898007 gene encoding peroxidase 18-like: METRKSVFLSIAVSYFCIFYVSSVKASLSFDFYEASCPQVELIIRNAVSSSSSDDPSIPGKLLRMVFHDCFVEGCDASLMLQGNNTEQSDPGNRSVGGFSVIESAKRVLEVFCPGTVSCADIIALAARDAVEIAGGPRIRIPLGRRDGMVSIASNVRPNIVDTSFTMDEMVKLFATKGLSLLDLVILSGAHTIGTAHCNTFRGRFQQDAQGNLKLIDQTLDTNYANQLMKRCPVNAQPFVTVNIDPETSMLFDNQYYRNVLAHRVLFQSDSVLLSDNKTRQIVEDFANDRKLFFDNWAVAFVKLTSVGVKTDEEGEIRRTCAATNV; the protein is encoded by the exons ATGGAGACAAGAAAATCAGTGTTTCTTTCCATAGCAGTTTcttatttttgtatattttatgtttcatcTGTTAAAGCTAGTCTCTCTTTCGACTTCTATGAAGCTTCATGTCCACAAGTTGAATTAATTATAAGAAACGCAGTTAGTTCTTCCTCTTCTGATGACCCTTCCATTCCTGGAAAGCTCCTTCGTATGGTTTTCCATGATTGCTTCGTAGAG GGATGTGATGCATCTTTGATGCTACAAGGAAATAATACAGAACAAAGTGATCCGGGAAATAGGTCTGTTGGAGGATTTTCTGTTATAGAATCAGCAAAAAGAGTTCTCGAGGTTTTCTGCCCCGGAACTGTTTCTTGTGCAGACATAATTGCTCTAGCAGCTAGAGATGCAGTTGAAATT GCCGGTGGACCAAGGATTCGGATTCCTCTAGGTAGGAGAGACGGAATGGTTTCAATTGCTTCAAATGTTAGACCCAACATTGTGGACACTAGTTTTACTATGGATGAGATGGTTAAGCTCTTTGCTACTAAAGGATTGTCCTTACTTGATCTGGTCATTCTTTCAG GAGCTCATACAATAGGAACAGCTCATTGCAACACATTCAGGGGTCGTTTCCAACAAGACGCGCAGGGAAATCTTAAGCTTATTGATCAAACACTTGATACTAATTATGCTAATCAGCTAATGAAACGGTGTCCAGTAAATGCACAACCATTTGTGACAGTGAACATTGATCCTGAAACATCTATGTTATTTGACAATCAGTACTACAGAAATGTTCTGGCTCACAGAGTTCTGTTCCAGTCCGATTCTGTTTTGTTGAGCGACAATAAGACTAGGCAAATAGTGGAGGATTTTGCAAATGATCGAAAACTTTTCTTCGACAATTGGGCCGTGGCATTCGTGAAGCTAACCAGTGTTGGTGTAAAGACAGATGAAGAAGGTGAAATTCGACGAACTTGTGCAGCAACTAATGTATAA
- the LOC123897263 gene encoding lariat debranching enzyme yields the protein MKIAVEGCMHGDLETVYKTLQHLEKTQNTKIDLLLCCGDFQAVRNQNDLNSLAVPSKYLEMKTFWKYYSGLLVAPYPTIFIGGNHEASNYLWELYYGGWAAPNIYYLGAAGVVKFGNIRIGGLSGIYKHHDYRSGHFERPPYNQSTIRSVFHVREYDVRKIIQVEEPIDIFLSHDWPVRITDHGNWEELLWKKPDFQQEIEEKRLGSKAAAQILEKLKPKYWFSAHLHCKFAALVQHGEGGPLTKFLALDKCLPGRDFLQIVEIESEPGPYEIQYDEEWLAITRKLNYVFPLTENGADYGGVDFDMEDCRQWVRSKLQERGCKPFEFVRTVPCYDPSQASVDGASAANPRNPQTESLLRLLELPYLLDRNPKAKDMKPYPSSIPRGPAAGHYSEDIPIDDEDDDDDE from the exons ATGAAGATAGCAGTAGAAGGATGCATGCATGGCGATCTAGAAACTGTCTACAAAACCCTTCAACATCTCGAAAAAACTCAGAACACCAAAATCGATCTTCTTCTCTGTTGCGGCGATTTTCAAGCCGTCAGGAACCAGAATGATTTGAATAGCCTAGCCGTACCATCGAAATATCTCGAGATGAAAACTTTCTGGAAATACTATTCTGGTTTGTTGGTTGCTCCTTATCCTACAATCTTCATCGGTGGTAACCATGAAGCTTCTAATTATCTCTGGGAACT GTACTATGGAGGATGGGCTGCACCTAATATATACTATTTGGGAGCTGCAGGTGTGGTTAAGTTTGGGAATATACGAATTGGTGGACTCTCTGGAATTTATAAGCATCACGATTATAGATCAG GACACTTTGAGAGGCCTCCATATAATCAAAGTACCATTAGGTCTGTGTTTCATGTTCGCGAATATGACGTTCGCAAAATCATTCAAGTTGAGGAACCCATTGATATTTTTCTCTCACATGATTGGCCGGTTAGAATCACTGATCATGGGAATTGGGAGGAGCTTTTGTGGAAGAAGCCTGACTTCCAGCAAGAG ATAGAGGAAAAAAGACTAGGGAGTAAAGCTGCTGCTCAAATTCtagaaaaattgaaaccaaaataCTGGTTTTCGGCACACTTACATTGCAAGTTTGCTGCTCTTGTTCAACATGGGGAAGGAGGTCCTTTGACAAAATTTCTAGCACTTGATAAATGTCTTCCTGGGCGTGATTTCTTACAG ATTGTAGAAATTGAATCAGAGCCAGGACCTTATGAGATTCAGTACGATGAAGAATGGTTAGCTATAACACGAAAGCTCAACTATGTATTTCCTTTGACGGAAAACGGTGCAGATTATGG AGGCGTAGATTTTGACATGGAAGATTGTCGCCAATGGGTTAGAAGCAAGCTACAAGAGAGGGGTTGTAAACCTTTTGAATTTGTTAGAACAGTTCCATGTTATGATCCTTCTCAAGCCAGTGTCGATGGTGCTTCTGCTG CGAATCCTCGGAATCCCCAGACAGAATCTCTTCTGCGACTTCTGGAACTTCCATATCTTCTTGATAGAAATCCTAAGGCAAAGGACATGAAACCTTATCCTTCTTCAATTCCAAGAG GCCCTGCTGCTGGTCATTATAGCGAGGACATTCCCATtgatgatgaggatgatgacgatgatgagTGA
- the LOC123897174 gene encoding protein BUNDLE SHEATH DEFECTIVE 2, chloroplastic: MAGSACASSCCGSALILIPKSSHSKTFFISPTPIAVIVGGNNNRISRLRVRGSMVDSSSSADFTKRMEQTWLISQQPRPVVCSSCSSKGHIECKWCGGTGFFVLGDNMLCEVPSRNTSCIICSGKGSTCCSNCQGTGFRAKWLEQPPTS; the protein is encoded by the exons ATGGCTGGGTCTGCGTGTGCATCTTCTTGTTGTGGCTCTGCGCTCATTCTCATTCCTAAATCATCGCACAGCAAAACCTTCTTCATATCACCCACTCCAATTGCAGTAATCGTTGGTGGAAACAACAACAGAATTTCTCGCTTACGCGTTAGGGGTTCTATGGTTGATTCATCTTCCTCCGCTGATTTTACTAAGCGCATGGAGCAAACTTGGTTAATTTCTCAG CAACCAAGGCCAGTTGTGTGTTCATCTTGCAGCTCAAAAGGTCATATTGAATGCAAATGGTGCGGGGGTACTGGTTTTTTTGTTCTTGGCGACAACATGCTTTGTGAAGTTCCATCCAGAAACACTAGCTGTATTATTTGCTCTGGAAAG GGATCAACATGCTGCTCTAATTGTCAAGGAACAGGCTTTCGTGCAAAGTGGTTGGAACAACCTCCTACATCCTAG
- the LOC123897173 gene encoding protein TIC 55, chloroplastic: MALINPFLLPTKTHLGLHVSPLTSKKTLLWTSPSSSFNFNFNKGLSSSRRRKQAGCVTAAADIKAASTLLDGEEDQKVLVGPSSEQERRGERELVAYGWTEEWYPLYLTKNVPHDAPLGLKVFDKNLVLFKDGNDQFQCYEDRCPHRLAKLSEGQLIDGRLECLYHGWQFEGAGKCVKIPQLPADAKIPKSACVKTYEVRDSQGVIWVWMSQMTAPNESKLPWFENFARPGFQDVSTTHELPYDHSILLENLMDPAHIPISHDRTDWTAKREDAQALCFEVTERTDRGFAGWWGREKDGTKPNFLRFEAPCVLQNNREIVDKNGEINYFSGLFLCRPTGQGKSMLIVRFGGTKRSPLVKLFPQWYFHQNASKVFEQDMGFLSSQNEILLKEKVPTKELYLNLKSSDTWVAEYRKWMDKVGHGMPYHFGHSTISLPKEPAVVEHAPAGLVAGLSASSPAKGGIGTMHAPNLANRYFRHVIHCKGCSAAVKAFQTWKNVLSAVAVTLAALAILVSGRQWKTLLLASAALCSAGVYACSTAIALNTTNFIRTHRRL, encoded by the exons ATGGCGTTGATTAATCCATTTCTTCTCCCTACCAAAACTCATCTTGGTTTGCATGTTTCACCTCTAACATCCAAAAAAACACTCCTTTGGACTAGCCCATCTTCtagtttcaatttcaatttcaacaaaggtttgtcatcatcaagaAGAAGGAAGCAAGCAGGGTGTGTCACCGCTGCGGCAGATATCAAAGCTGCATCAACTTTACTTGATGGAGAAGAAGATCAGAAAGTTCTAGTGGGACCTTCAAGTGAACAAGAACGAAGAGGTGAAAGAGAGCTTGTAGCTTATGGTTGGACAGAGGAATGGTACCCTTTGTACCTCACTAAGAATGTACCACATGATGCACCATTGGGTCTCAAAGTGTTTGATAAGAACCTTGTTTTGTTTAAAGATGGTAATGATCAGTTTCAATGCTATGAAGATAGATGCCCTCACAG GTTAGCAAAACTATCTGAAGGCCAGTTGATTGATGGAAGGCTTGAATGCCTATATCATGGATGGCAATTCGAAGGCGCAGGAAAATGTGTAAAGATACCTCAG CTTCCTGCTGATGCCAAAATTCCCAAGTCAGCCTGTGTCAAAACATATGAAGTGAGGGACTCTCAGGGTGTAATTTGGGTATGGATGTCTCAAATGACAGCTCCAAATGAGAGTAAATTACCTTGGTTTGAGAACTTTGCAAGGCCAGGGTTTCAAGATGTTTCAACAACTCATGAACTCCCATATGATCATTCCATTCTACTAGAAAACTTGATGGATCCTGCTCATATTCCAATCTCGCACGACAGAACAGATTGGACTGCAAAAAGAGAAGATGCGCAGGCACTATGTTTCGAGGTGACTGAACGAACTGATAGAGGTTTTGCAGGTTGGTGGGGACGAGAGAAAGATGGTACTAAGCCTAACTTCTTACGGTTTGAGGCTCCTTGTGTTCTACAAAATAACAGGGAAATTGTTGATAAAAATGGTGAAATAAACTACTTCAGTGGTTTGTTCCTTTGTAGACCAACTGGGCAAGGGAAATCCATGCTGATAGTGAGGTTTGGAGGAACAAAAAGATCTCCATTAGTAAAACTGTTTCCTCAATGGTACTTCCATCAGAATGCAAGCAAGGTTTTTGAACAAGACATGGGATTTCTATCGTCCCAAAATGAAATTCTTTTGAAAGAAAAGGTTCCAACAAAGGAACTATACCTGAACTTAAAATCATCAGACACGTGGGTTGCTGAATACCGGAAGTGGATGGATAAAGTGGGACACGGGATGCCATATCATTTCGGTCACAGCACTATTTCATTGCCCAAAGAGCCTGCTGTGGTTGAACATGCACCTGCTGGACTTGTCGCAGGACTATCAGCTTCCTCGCCGGCAAAGGGGGGCATTGGAACAATGCATGCCCCAAATTTAGCTAATAGATATTTTAGACACGTAATACATTGCAAAGGATGTAGTGCCGCCGTCAAAGCTTTTCAAACTTGGAAAAATGTCCTTTCAGCTGTGGCTGTTACATTAGCTGCATTGGCAATTCTGGTATCTGGGAGACAATGGAAAACCCTCCTGTTGGCATCTGCAGCCCTGTGCTCTGCTGGAGTATATGCTTGTTCAACAGCTATTGCATTGAATACAACAAACTTTATTAGGACACATAGGAGGTTGTGA
- the LOC123895268 gene encoding probable protein phosphatase 2C 60 encodes MGIYLSTPKTEKLSEDGENDSLRYGLSSMQGWRASMEDAHAAYTDLDGSTSFFGVYDGHGGKVVAKFCAKFLHHQMLKSEAYSVGDIGTSLQQTFLRMDEMMRGQRGWRELSILGDKMNKFSGMIEGLIWSPRSNNGISRADDWAFEEGPHSDFAGPTSGSTACVAVIRNNQLVVANAGDSRCVISRKGQAYNLSRDHKPDLEIEKERILKAGGFIHAGRINGSLNLARAIGDMEFKQNKFLPAEKQVVTANPDINTVELCDEDEFMVLACDGIWDCLSSQQLVDFVHEQLRSETKLSTVCEKVLDRCLAPSTAGGEGCDNMTMILVQFKKPAQSSAPAEEQSSSNEEAEAQGELKLEKSEV; translated from the exons ATGGGAATATATCTGAGCACTCCCAAAACTGAAAAACTTTCTGAAGATGGGGAAAATGACAGTCTTAGATATGGTTTATCATCTATGCAAGGCTGGCGTGCATCAATGGAAGATGCT CATGCTGCATATACGGATCTCGATGGATCTACTTCATTTTTTGGTGTTTACGATGGTCATGGAG GTAAGGTGGTTGCAAAGTTTTGTGCTAAGTTTCTTCACCATCAGATGCTCAAAAGTGAAGCATACTCAGTTGGAGATATAGGAACCTCTCTTCAGCAAACATTTTTAAG AATGGATGAGATGATGCGTGGTCAAAGAGGATGGAGGGAGCTATCAATCTTGGGAGATAAGATGAACAAGTTTAGTGGGATGATAGAAGGGTTGATTTGGTCTCCACGTAGCAACAATGGTATTAGCCGAGCTGATGATTGGGCTTTTGAGGAG GGACCCCATTCTGACTTTGCTGGACCAACTTCAGGAAGCACAGCCTGTGTTGCAGTTATTAGAAACAACCAACTTGTTGTTGCAAATGCCGGTGATTCACGCTGTGTAATATCTCGGAAGGGGCAG GCGTACAATTTGTCTAGAGACCACAAACCTGATCTTGAGATTGAAAAGGAAAGAATCTTAAAAGCTGGTGGTTTTATTCATGCAGGCCGAATTAATGGCAGTTTAAACCTTGCAAGAGCTATTG GTGACATGGAATTTAAACAGAATAAATTTCTTCCCGCTGAAAAACAAGTTGTAACTGCCAATCCTGATATAAACACT GTTGAGctttgtgatgaagatgaattTATGGTGCTAGCTTGTGATGGCATATG GGACTGTTTGTCAAGTCAACAATTGGTAGATTTTGTTCATGAACAATTGCGTTCG GAAACAAAACTTTCTACAGTGTGCGAAAAAGTACTTGACCGGTGTTTGGCACCATCAACTGCTGGTGGTGAAGGATGTGATAACATGACCATGATCTTGGTCCAGTTCAAAAAACCTGCTCAGTCCAGTGCACCAGCAGAAGAACAATCCTCATCAAATGAAGAAGCTGAAGCACAAGGTGAACTGAAACTAGAAAAAAGTGAAGTTTAG